The Cryptosporangium minutisporangium genome includes a region encoding these proteins:
- the secG gene encoding preprotein translocase subunit SecG yields the protein MTIAVSTVLVVTSLALILLILLHRGKGGGLSSMFGGGVSSNLSGSSVAEKNLDRITIATGVIWFACIVTLGLLLKTTAGA from the coding sequence CCATCGCCGTGTCGACCGTGCTCGTCGTGACGAGCTTGGCGCTGATCCTGCTGATCCTGCTCCACCGTGGTAAGGGTGGAGGTTTGTCCAGCATGTTCGGTGGTGGCGTCTCCTCTAACCTCTCCGGTTCCTCGGTCGCGGAGAAGAACCTCGACCGGATCACGATCGCTACCGGCGTGATCTGGTTCGCCTGCATCGTGACGCTCGGGTTGCTGCTGAAGACGACCGCCGGCGCCTGA
- a CDS encoding RNA polymerase-binding protein RbpA, translating into MAGGNAIRGTRVGAGPMGEAERGESAPRRHIPFYCANGHVTRVSFAQEAAEPEHWDCPRCGLPAGKDRENPPAAPRNEPYKTHLAYVRERRSDADGEAILEEALAKVRARRGEI; encoded by the coding sequence GTGGCTGGTGGAAATGCCATCCGAGGTACCCGCGTGGGCGCGGGGCCGATGGGAGAGGCGGAGCGGGGGGAGTCAGCGCCCCGCCGTCACATTCCCTTCTACTGCGCTAACGGACACGTGACCCGCGTGTCGTTCGCCCAGGAAGCGGCCGAGCCGGAGCACTGGGACTGTCCGCGGTGCGGGCTGCCCGCCGGTAAGGACCGGGAGAACCCGCCGGCCGCTCCGCGTAACGAGCCGTACAAGACGCACCTGGCCTACGTGCGGGAACGGCGCAGCGACGCAGACGGTGAGGCGATCCTCGAGGAAGCGCTTGCGAAAGTCAGGGCTCGCCGAGGCGAGATCTGA